The following proteins come from a genomic window of Mucinivorans hirudinis:
- a CDS encoding phage associated DNA primase/helicase has protein sequence MEKRKTNPLSVEFLYELYATAMRNDGVCSVLVQYMEKEFLPDRSFQRVQELFANHFKNYKTPPSYAILSQAFNSDYDAIELINTIVEYDGDSTSEIVLDMFENYIKGVRLQNVYTEVGKLYNQSKQEKAEALLKEYAEWLSGFTLKSNAFIDVGATFSERYKKNRQRELEEKMSSLPQVSRFYIEYLDALNDGRNLRGQLTCFLASTGVGKSHIVKHIGVAANQEDGLHTLHFQLEGSEEEALNAYSGGLIRKNAYQFERGKISELEMKRYEQSVSALKGSIAVRTYPRFNARVSTLDIKNSIAEYRKKTGRQPDIVVIDSMDLLTDASRRLWNAEHERSKRIAVANDLKDLAGDEKVWMVVTYQATIENRDWLNNDKNVLTEYNCSEAKGLARPCTHLISLNQTAAERHFNRMRLHIAKSRFFKKGDTIHIVTDYDNEVFYDAEKTSTLDAPTHDTD, from the coding sequence ATGGAGAAGAGAAAAACTAATCCTCTGAGCGTTGAGTTCCTCTATGAGTTATATGCCACGGCTATGCGTAACGATGGGGTGTGCAGTGTTCTTGTGCAGTATATGGAGAAGGAGTTTCTGCCTGACCGCTCGTTTCAGCGAGTACAGGAGCTCTTCGCCAATCACTTCAAGAACTACAAAACACCTCCATCCTACGCTATCCTTTCACAAGCCTTCAATAGCGACTACGATGCGATAGAGTTGATAAACACCATCGTTGAGTATGATGGTGACTCGACCTCTGAGATTGTGCTTGATATGTTCGAGAACTACATCAAGGGTGTGCGGCTTCAAAATGTCTATACCGAGGTGGGCAAGCTCTACAATCAGAGCAAACAGGAGAAAGCGGAAGCCCTGTTGAAAGAGTATGCTGAGTGGTTATCGGGGTTCACACTCAAGTCAAACGCATTTATTGATGTCGGGGCTACCTTTTCGGAGCGATACAAAAAGAATCGACAGCGTGAACTGGAAGAAAAAATGTCCTCCCTGCCACAGGTTTCACGCTTCTACATCGAATATTTAGATGCTCTAAATGATGGTCGTAACCTGCGTGGTCAGCTTACTTGTTTCCTCGCCTCTACGGGAGTTGGTAAATCGCATATCGTAAAGCATATTGGGGTTGCTGCCAATCAAGAAGATGGACTGCATACGCTGCATTTTCAGTTGGAAGGCTCGGAAGAGGAGGCGTTGAACGCCTATTCGGGTGGATTGATACGGAAAAACGCCTATCAGTTCGAGCGTGGCAAAATCAGTGAGTTGGAGATGAAACGATATGAACAGAGTGTCAGTGCCCTCAAAGGCTCTATTGCAGTTCGCACCTACCCACGATTTAACGCAAGAGTATCAACGCTTGACATCAAAAACAGCATTGCCGAATATCGAAAAAAGACAGGACGACAACCCGACATTGTGGTGATCGACTCAATGGACCTATTGACCGATGCCAGTCGCCGATTGTGGAATGCTGAACACGAACGCAGTAAACGCATAGCCGTTGCCAATGACCTCAAAGACTTGGCAGGCGATGAGAAAGTTTGGATGGTGGTAACTTATCAAGCTACCATCGAGAACCGTGACTGGCTCAACAACGACAAAAATGTATTGACCGAATACAACTGTTCCGAGGCGAAAGGGCTTGCACGCCCATGTACCCACCTTATTAGTTTGAACCAAACCGCAGCGGAGAGGCATTTCAACCGTATGCGACTCCATATTGCCAAGTCCCGATTCTTTAAAAAGGGCGACACCATTCATATCGTCACTGACTACGATAATGAGGTGTTCTACGACGCAGAAAAAACTTCCACCCTTGATGCTCCGACCCATGATACTGACTAA
- a CDS encoding putative autotransporter protein produces the protein MSVAPGTTLARAWITISTLSDGVPGPAGVDANLLDWVADWNTAKTVINSSSVITPKIFAGVKNANNTLTGVALGRFSMSTRNDAGVIITETIDGIYGFRDGYKTFFIDSGGNAQLGRGNQSIKYNAVTGKVEFGSEVALAWVGATYIDASGIFTGTLSANTVNAIRINASQISAGTIDASRIDTAALKATLITAGNIEALTLNVTKGKIGGWSIDTDSIYLGTKNNISGAYTAASGLMTIGTTGIRGYKWRLDSTGAGAVAGGNIAWDAAGVVTFAASVSLNWTTPIDNINTALGGTSFPKLTQISSTGIYTGSITAEQITAGIISADRIAAGSINSTKLDAASIKANIINVGYINGLSCAFVQGTIGGWTINSGSISGGQIILDKTNNRIAVFGASSSSTAGHRTMLYYTSNSDFGMLSTDSAGNTLVRLGSVNQIAGWNLNASQIYKNNVYLGADGSIANSGKWALNNDGSGSLASGNISWNAAGAVTFSAAVSLSWTTPINDINNALGGASFPKLTYISSTGIYTGTLTASQVNAVAINASSIITGTLSADRIATGSITATKLDAASIKSDIINTTYINGLSCSFVRGTIGGFTIGSDNMSVGAIGAFGQTPIQIRTTNSGSGSIYLGTCKLYGITMTWHQTNNAGHITFGQIAASGSSIKTGFMGVQMMSHDNLEYFCLSANTLLSGSQQVYNRIAGWGFDNQNIWKNSVYLGSDGSIYNGTKWRLNNDGSGQIANGNISWNAAGTVIFASSVSLNWSAPIDNITTALGGSSYSKLTQITSTGVYTGSIVASQITAGTIDAARINTDSIRAAIITAANINALTLTIDKGYIGGWSINSYQISKNSVALSSDGSIVNGTRWKLNNDGSGQLANGNISWDTAGNITAQKAIFSNVRIRGTFRSPFVMNDPSIYINFGDTANLNQQNLNNFDNVVATRGSWDENVPLPWTLDNSGRRVCIVNYQWRSTISQGVMSITAPYGKYFFEDGIQKSTITFSRETIELLGYGDDVTFFGWIVINRRDMMCSGRYGNYLQVLASGVVTLSGTSVSMKQKTYDGNRMTISRTAVGRYTINLPWNLSGNYFVQMTGYYTNTPIYVTVMGVYSTYFQVQTQDDSSANEGSFCFQVFSTADWDL, from the coding sequence ACACGCAACGATGCAGGGGTAATAATCACCGAAACCATTGACGGCATCTATGGCTTTCGGGACGGTTACAAAACATTTTTTATCGACAGTGGCGGCAATGCTCAATTGGGGCGAGGAAATCAATCTATCAAGTACAACGCCGTTACGGGCAAGGTTGAGTTTGGTAGCGAGGTCGCGCTGGCGTGGGTCGGTGCTACCTACATTGATGCGAGTGGAATTTTTACAGGAACGCTCTCTGCTAATACGGTCAATGCCATTCGTATTAACGCCTCGCAAATCAGTGCCGGGACGATAGACGCTTCAAGAATAGACACAGCAGCACTGAAAGCAACGCTTATCACCGCAGGTAATATTGAGGCATTGACACTGAACGTTACCAAAGGCAAAATCGGAGGCTGGTCAATTGATACGGACTCCATATATCTCGGGACAAAGAACAACATTTCGGGGGCATATACAGCAGCTTCAGGGTTAATGACCATCGGGACTACCGGTATTCGTGGCTATAAATGGAGATTAGATTCGACCGGTGCCGGTGCTGTGGCAGGGGGTAATATTGCTTGGGATGCTGCCGGGGTGGTAACCTTTGCCGCTTCGGTGTCGCTGAATTGGACTACACCCATCGACAATATCAATACTGCTCTGGGTGGCACATCGTTTCCGAAGCTCACGCAAATTTCGTCAACGGGGATTTATACGGGTTCTATCACTGCCGAGCAGATTACAGCCGGAATAATCAGTGCCGACCGAATTGCAGCCGGAAGCATTAACTCCACCAAACTCGATGCGGCAAGCATCAAAGCCAATATTATCAACGTGGGTTACATCAACGGTTTGTCGTGTGCTTTTGTGCAGGGAACAATCGGTGGATGGACAATCAATAGTGGTTCGATTTCAGGTGGTCAGATTATACTCGATAAGACCAATAATCGCATTGCCGTTTTTGGAGCCTCGTCGAGTTCAACTGCTGGACACAGAACAATGCTGTACTATACGAGCAACAGCGATTTTGGGATGCTTTCTACCGATTCGGCAGGTAATACCTTGGTTCGTTTGGGGTCTGTCAATCAGATAGCAGGTTGGAATCTCAATGCTTCGCAGATATACAAAAACAACGTCTATCTGGGTGCTGACGGCTCAATTGCCAACTCCGGCAAATGGGCATTGAATAACGATGGCTCCGGGAGCTTGGCTTCGGGTAATATCTCATGGAATGCAGCAGGGGCGGTGACATTCTCAGCTGCTGTATCGCTTAGCTGGACAACGCCAATAAACGATATTAACAACGCTTTGGGTGGCGCGTCATTTCCTAAGCTCACATACATCAGTTCGACAGGTATTTATACCGGAACGCTGACAGCTTCTCAGGTCAATGCCGTAGCCATCAATGCAAGTAGCATCATCACAGGCACACTAAGCGCAGACCGAATTGCAACGGGTAGCATTACTGCCACCAAACTTGATGCTGCCAGTATCAAATCCGATATTATTAATACGACCTACATCAATGGTTTATCCTGCTCCTTTGTGCGTGGAACCATTGGAGGTTTCACCATTGGAAGTGATAATATGAGTGTCGGGGCTATTGGTGCATTTGGTCAGACCCCTATTCAGATTCGGACAACAAACTCAGGAAGCGGTAGCATATATTTAGGCACCTGCAAGCTTTATGGAATTACGATGACATGGCACCAAACAAACAACGCAGGTCACATTACATTTGGGCAGATTGCAGCGTCAGGCAGCAGTATCAAAACAGGGTTTATGGGCGTTCAGATGATGTCTCACGATAATCTGGAGTATTTCTGTCTCTCTGCAAATACACTACTCTCCGGTAGCCAGCAGGTCTACAACCGCATTGCAGGCTGGGGTTTTGACAATCAGAATATCTGGAAAAACAGCGTCTATTTGGGTTCTGACGGCTCTATATACAACGGAACTAAATGGCGACTCAACAACGATGGTTCAGGACAAATAGCCAATGGGAATATCTCTTGGAACGCAGCCGGGACAGTAATATTTGCATCGTCTGTATCGCTAAATTGGAGTGCTCCAATAGATAACATTACAACTGCATTAGGTGGTTCGTCATATTCTAAGCTGACCCAAATTACCTCGACAGGTGTATATACAGGTTCGATAGTGGCATCTCAAATCACCGCAGGGACAATTGATGCAGCACGTATCAATACCGACTCCATACGGGCGGCTATCATTACGGCAGCCAACATCAATGCACTCACACTGACCATTGACAAAGGATATATCGGAGGTTGGAGCATTAACTCCTATCAGATCTCCAAAAATAGCGTTGCTCTCTCGTCTGATGGCTCTATTGTCAACGGAACACGATGGAAACTCAACAATGACGGTTCGGGTCAGTTGGCCAACGGCAATATAAGTTGGGACACAGCCGGGAATATTACGGCACAAAAAGCGATATTCTCGAATGTCCGTATTAGAGGAACATTTCGCAGTCCTTTTGTAATGAACGATCCGTCAATCTACATCAACTTTGGTGATACTGCTAATTTGAACCAACAGAATCTCAATAACTTCGACAACGTGGTAGCCACAAGAGGTAGTTGGGATGAGAATGTTCCATTGCCGTGGACACTTGACAATTCGGGCAGACGAGTTTGTATCGTGAATTATCAGTGGAGAAGCACAATATCGCAAGGGGTGATGTCGATTACTGCCCCCTATGGCAAGTATTTTTTCGAAGATGGCATACAAAAATCAACCATCACGTTCTCTCGTGAGACTATCGAATTGCTCGGTTACGGTGATGATGTAACCTTCTTCGGGTGGATAGTTATTAACCGACGCGATATGATGTGCAGTGGAAGGTACGGTAACTACCTGCAAGTATTGGCATCAGGAGTCGTGACACTTTCCGGAACGAGCGTGTCGATGAAGCAAAAAACCTACGATGGCAACAGAATGACCATCTCCAGAACTGCGGTCGGACGCTACACAATCAATCTCCCTTGGAATCTCAGTGGTAATTACTTTGTGCAGATGACAGGCTATTACACCAATACCCCGATATACGTTACTGTTATGGGAGTTTACAGCACTTATTTTCAAGTCCAAACCCAAGATGACTCATCGGCCAATGAGGGCTCATTCTGTTTTCAAGTATTTAGCACGGCCGACTGGGATTTATAA
- a CDS encoding Phage antirepressor protein, protein MKDVEIFNSQVVQTLTSLQIAEVTNKHHRHIIRDVKCLIDKMPEYSPNLGSTKNSEYQIDESEYIASNGKRNFMYILNKKACLLLASGYDVTLRAAIIDRWEELEREKMYGGFKIPQTYSEALKLAATQSEEIEQQRKTLVLQAPKVLFASAVETSHSSCLVGELAKILCQNGVEIGQNRLFEWLRDNNYLCTKGESHNIPTQRAMEQGLFEIKKRTINNPDGSSIVKSTPKVTGKGLIYFVNKFLGKE, encoded by the coding sequence ATGAAAGACGTAGAAATCTTCAATAGTCAAGTAGTACAAACGCTCACTTCTTTGCAGATAGCAGAGGTCACAAATAAACACCACAGACACATAATTCGAGATGTTAAGTGTTTGATAGACAAGATGCCAGAGTACAGCCCAAATTTGGGCTCTACTAAGAATAGCGAATATCAGATTGACGAATCGGAGTACATAGCATCCAATGGCAAACGCAATTTTATGTATATACTCAACAAGAAAGCGTGCTTGTTGCTTGCCAGTGGTTACGATGTAACATTAAGAGCTGCTATTATAGACCGCTGGGAAGAGTTAGAGCGAGAAAAAATGTACGGTGGGTTTAAGATTCCTCAAACCTATTCCGAAGCGTTGAAGTTGGCAGCAACGCAGTCGGAAGAGATAGAGCAACAACGAAAAACTCTTGTCCTGCAAGCTCCCAAAGTCCTCTTTGCCTCAGCGGTCGAGACATCGCACAGTAGTTGCCTTGTCGGGGAACTGGCAAAAATCCTATGCCAAAACGGAGTCGAGATAGGGCAAAACAGACTTTTTGAGTGGCTTCGAGATAATAATTACCTCTGCACTAAGGGAGAGAGCCACAATATCCCTACCCAAAGAGCGATGGAGCAAGGATTGTTTGAGATAAAGAAGCGAACCATCAATAATCCCGATGGCTCATCCATAGTGAAGAGCACACCCAAAGTCACAGGTAAGGGGCTTATCTACTTTGTAAATAAATTCCTTGGTAAGGAGTAA